The following coding sequences are from one Nicotiana tabacum cultivar K326 chromosome 1, ASM71507v2, whole genome shotgun sequence window:
- the LOC107783802 gene encoding cellulose synthase A catalytic subunit 1 [UDP-forming]-like: MEASAGMVAGSHKRNELVRIRHDSDSGPKALKPLDNQICQICGDTVGLTASGDLFVACNECAFPVCRACYEYERKDGNQACPQCKTRYKRHMGSPRVDGDDDEEDVDDIDNEFNYAQGNSKARQQWQGDDAGLSSSSRHESQQPIPLLTNGQQVSGEIPRSMTDTQSVRSMSGPLGPGDKHASLSYVDPRQPVPVRIVDPSKDLNSYGLGSVDWKERVEGWKLKQEKNMVQTSSRYTEGKGGDIEGTGSNGEELQMADDARQPLSRVVPIPSSHLTPYRVVIILRLVILGFFLQYRLTHPVNDAYPLWLVSVICEVWFALSWLLDQFPKWSPINRETFLDRLAVRYDREGEPSQLAPVDVFVSTVDPMKEPPLITANTVLSILAVDYAVDKVSCYVSDDGSAMLTFEALSETAEFARKWVPFCKKFNIEPRAPEFYFAQKIDYLKDKVQPSFVKERRAMKREYEEFKIRINILVAKAQKMPEEGWTMQDGTPWPGNNPRDHPGMIQVFLGHSGGLDTDGNELPRLVYVSREKRPGFQHHKKAGAMNALIRVSAVLTNGAYILNVDCDHYFNNSKALKEAMCFYMDPVLGKKTCYVQFPQRFDGIDLHDRYANRNIVFFDINLKGLDGLQGPMYVGTGCCFNRQALYGYDPVLTEADLEPNIIVKSCCGSRKKGRSGNKKYIDKKRAAKRTESTIPIFNMEDIEEGVEGYDEEKSLLMSQKSLEKRFGQSPVFIAATFMEQGGIPPSTNPATLLKEAIHVISCGYEDKTEWGKEIGWIYGSVTEDILTGFKMHARGWYSLYCMPPRPAFKGSAPINLSDRLNQVLRWALGSVEILLSRHCPIWYGYSGRLMLLERIAYINTIVYPITSLPLLAYCTLPAICLLTGKFIIPEISNYAGIWFILLFLSIFATGILELRWSGVSIEDWWRNEQFWVIGGTSAHLFAVFQGLLKVLAGIDTNFTVTSKASDEDGDFAELYVFKWTSLLIPPTTILIVNLVGIVAGVSYAINSGYQSWGPLFGKLFFAIWVIVHLYPFLKGLLGRQNRTPTIVIVWAVLLASIFSLLWVRIDPFTSDAAKTAARGQCGVNC; the protein is encoded by the exons ATGGAGGCAAGTGCTGGTATGGTAGCTGGATCTCACAAGAGGAATGAATTGGTTCGGATTCGCCATGATTCTGATAGTGGG CCGAAAGCCTTGAAGCCTCTCGATAATCAAATATGCCAAATTTGTGGTGATACTGTTGGGTTGACTGCTAGTGGTGATCTGTTCGTTGCTTGTAATGAGTGTGCCTTTCCTGTTTGCCGGGCTTGTTATGAGTATGAGCGcaaagatggaaatcaagcatgTCCTCAATGCAAGACCAGATACAAGAGGCACATGG GGAGTCCACGAGTAGATGGagatgatgatgaggaagatgttGATGACATTGACAATGAGTTCAATTATGCTCAAGGAAACAGCAAAGCCAGACAGCAATGGCAGGGTGACGATGCTGGTCTCTCTTCATCCTCTAGACATGAATCTCAGCAACCAATCCCTCTTCTCACTAACGGGCAGCAA GTTTCTGGTGAGATTCCTAGGTCCATGACTGATACGCAATCTGTAAGAAGTATGTCAGGACCCCTAGGCCCTGGAGATAAGCATGCATCCCTGTCTTATGTTGATCCAAGGCAGCCTG TTCCTGTAAGAATTGTGGACCCCTCAAAGGACTTGAATTCTTATGGGCTTGGAAGTGTTGACTGGAAGGAGAGGGTAGAAGGCTGGAAACTTAAACAGGAGAAAAATATGGTGCAAACGTCAAGCAGATACACAGAAGGGAAAGGGGGAGACATCGAAGGGACAGGATCAAATGGAGAAGAGCTGCAAAT GGCTGATGATGCTCGCCAGCCTCTGAGCCGCGTGGTGCCTATCCCTTCATCCCACCTTACCCCATATCGGGTTGTAATCATTTTGCGGTTGGTCATCTTGGGCTTTTTCTTGCAATACCGGCTAACTCATCCAGTGAATGATGCATATCCTCTGTGGCTAGTATCAGTTATATGTGAGGTTTGGTTTGCCTTGTCCTGGCTTCTCGATCAGTTTCCGAAATGGTCACCGATCAATCGTGAGACATTCCTTGACAGACTGGCCGTGAG ATATGATAGAGAAGGGGAGCCTTCGCAGCTTGCACCTGTTGATGTTTTCGTCAGTACAGTGGATCCCATGAAAGAACCTCCACTCATTACTGCTAACACGGTGTTGTCCATTCTTGCTGTGGATTATGCTGTCGACAAGGTCTCCTGCTATGTTTCAGATGATGGTTCAGCAATGCTAACATTTGAAGCCCTTTCTGAGACAGCCGAGTTTGCAAGGAAATGGGTTCCCTTCTGCAAGAAGTTCAATATTGAGCCTCGGGCACCTGAATTTTATTTTGCTCAAAAGATAGATTATttgaaggacaaggttcagccTTCTTTTGTGAAAGAGCGCAGGGCAATGAAG AGGGAATATGAAGAATTTAAAATAAGGATCAATATCCTTGTTGCAAAAGCACAAAAGATGCCCGAAGAAGGTTGGACAATGCAAGATGGAACACCTTGGCCTGGAAATAACCCTAGGGATCATCCAGGAATGATCCAG GTTTTTTTGGGGCACAGCGGGGGTCTTGATACTGATGGAAATGAACTTCCTCGTCTGGTTTATGTTTCTCGTGAGAAGCGACCAGGTTTTCAGCACCACAAGAAAGCTGGAGCTATGAATGCTTTG ATTCGTGTTTCTGCAGTTCTTACCAATGGAGCATATATTTTGAATGTCGACTGTGATCACTACTTCAACAACAGCAAAGCACTTAAAGAAGCTATGTGTTTCTACATGGATCCTGTTCTTGGAAAGAAGACATGTTATGTTCAGTTCCCTCAACGATTTGATGGCATTGACTTGCACGATCGATATGCTAACCGCAACATTGTGTTCTTTGAT ATAAACTTGAAAGGGTTGGATGGTCTTCAGGGTCCTATGTACGTCGGAACTGGGTGTTGTTTTAACAGGCAGGCCCTCTATGGGTATGATCCTGTCTTAACTGAGGCTGATTTGGAGCCAAACATCATTGTAAAGAGCTGTTGTGGGTCAAGGAAGAAGGGAAGGAGCGGAAACAAGAAATACATTGATAAGAAGAGGGCTGCCAAAAGAACTGAATCCACCATCCCGATTTTTAATATGGAAGACATTGAAGAAGGTGTTGAAG GATATGATGAGGAGAAGTCGCTGCTTATGTCACAGAAGAGCTTGGAGAAGCGGTTTGGTCAATCACCGGTGTTTATTGCTGCCACCTTTATGGAACAAGGAGGCATTCCTCCATCCACTAATCCTGCAACTCTTCTTAAAGAAGCAATCCATGTTATTAGCTGTGGCTACGAGGACAAGACTGAATGGGGCAAAGAG ATTGGGTGGATCTATGGATCTGTCACTGAAGATATTTTGACTGGGTTTAAGATGCATGCACGAGGATGGTATTCCTTATATTGCATGCCTCCTCGGCCAGCATTTAAAGGGTCTGCCCCTATCAATCTTTCTGATCGTTTAAACCAGGTGCTTCGGTGGGCCTTAGGTTCTGTTGAAATCCTGTTGAGTAGGCATTGCCCGATATGGTATGGGTACAGCGGCAGATTGATGCTTCTGGAGAGAATAGCATATATCAACACCATTGTCTATCCTATCACATCTTTACCTTTGCTTGCCTACTGTACCCTTCCTGCCATCTGTCTTCTGACAGGAAAATTTATCATTCCTGAG ATAAGCAACTATGCCGGCATTTGGTTCATCCTtctcttcctttccatttttgcCACCGGTATATTGGAGCTTAGGTGGAGTGGTGTGAGTATTGAGGACTGGTGGAGAAATGAACAGTTCTGGGTCATTGGTGGTACATCGGCTCACTTGTTTGCAGTCTTCCAAGGTCTCCTGAAAGTGCTTGCTGGGATTGATACCAACTTTACAGTCACGTCAAAGGCATCCGACGAGGATGGAGATTTCGCCGAGCTTTATGTGTTCAAATGGACGTCTCTGCTCATTCCTCCAACAACAATCCTTATTGTGAACCTTGTAGGAATCGTGGCTGGTGTTTCATATGCCATAAACAGTGGATATCAATCATGGGGTCCTCTATTCGGAAAGTTGTTCTTTGCCATTTGGGTCATTGTCCACTTGTATCCTTTCCTCAAAGGTTTGTTGGGACGACAGAATCGTACTCCTACCATTGTCATTGTCTGGGCGGTTCTCCTTGCATCCATATTCTCATTGCTTTGGGTGCGCATCGATCCCTTCACATCAGATGCTGCAAAGACTGCTGCAAGAGGTCAATGTGGCGTCAACTGCTAG